Proteins from a single region of Cryptococcus neoformans var. grubii H99 chromosome 5, complete sequence:
- a CDS encoding defective in Cullin neddylation protein 1 — protein sequence MPLSTKDSLLVTQFRAITGTSSAEAAKYIKKYKHIEAAVDAFYNNEPAPRADPAQERKLGEIWEKYKDPSDPKLIKIDGTMELCEELDIDPGTDAVLFCLAADLGSKATGEWEKAPFVAGIASYPGNIDSLPKLKAYLPTLREKLVSEPEYFKKVYNHAFQLARGGPQSLTRSLPLDTAIDLWTLFFPPAFNHSPSALSHLPDNSPPQFTQPEFDLWIEFMQRKNKAVSKDTWALLVDFARGIDKDFKEYDEDGAWPSMIDDFVEYVREKKRGQ from the exons ATG CCCCTCTCCACCAAGGACTCGCTCCTCGTCACCCAGTTCAGAGCAATCACAGGCACATC ATCCGCCGAAGCTGCAAAGTATATCAAGAAATACAAGCACATCGAGGCC GCTGTGGACGCGTTTTACAACAATGAGCCAGCACCGAGAGCCGACCCTGCTCAGGAGCGCAAGCTCGGTGAAATCTGGGAGAAGTACAAGG ACCCGTCCGATCCCAAGTTGATCAAGATTGACGGTACCATGGAGCTCTGTGAGGAGCTTGATATCGATCCTGGCACT GACGCCGTCTTGTTCTGTCTCGCTGCTGATCTCGGCTCCAAAGCCACGGGTGAATGGGAAAAGGCGCCTTTTGTAGCCGGTATTGCGTCCTACCCTGGAAA TATCGACTCTCTTCCCAAATTAAAAGCTTACCTCCCGACACTTCGCGAAAAGCTGGTCAGCGAACCAGAGTACTTTAAAAAGGTGTACAACCACGCTTTCCAGCTTGCACGTGGTGGACCACAGTCGCTCACGCGTTCACTCCCGCTCGATACAG CTATTGACTTATGgacactcttcttcccccccGCTTTCAACCACTCCCCCTCTGCCCTCTCCCACTTGCCCGATAACTCACCACCCCAGTTCACTCAGCCGGAATTCGATCTCTGGATTGAATTCATGCAACGAAAGAATAAGGCCGTCTCCAAAGACACCTGGGCGCTGTTGGTCGATTTCGCCAGGGGTATCGACAAGGATTTCAAAGAAtatgacgaagatggagcTTGGCCCTCGATGATTGACGATTTTGTAGAGTACGTgagggagaaaaaaagagggcAGTAG